The Aedes albopictus strain Foshan chromosome 2, AalbF5, whole genome shotgun sequence region acagacgatttaggtatcgattttttccgttttctttttgtaacgagtaaaaaaaatataaaaataaaacacaaatcaaatagctcttatttacttcgttGTAGATAGCATGGGGAGTacattgtttaagataggttccgtttcccttaggtttccgtatgttgtgcttcatgcaaaagtaaggttcgtgaaaacgaaagcagcaaacgcaatgaaattaagaagacaagtaaagacaaattttcaatattttaaactagctgctcttttgaacgtatagctatggctataaaaactacaagtatttgaaactgacattttcccttcttttaaaagttggttggcctcaagcacgattgtaaactggtggcaaacgattgtgctggttatcaaactacacttcttccaatatttgccttcttttaaaaataggctgttcttttgagtttgcagtttccaaccgtgtactattgcagagttgtttggtagccaaactgttagTTTCTTTATACAAATGTTTCCTTTTTTTCATCAGATGCTgctctttcgagtttgagtgttaccagcggtgtcatggtcgcgattttttccgcagtcaagttcgcagattgtgagcaatcctcggtacccactttacgtaatttatgtttagtaccttactgtcagagctgtcagatcggtgtaacacgctaaatataattcacaaaaaaggcaatttacacggaaaaattacacggtaatgaatatttattgggtaccggactggacacagaaaatttaatggttttctttggtacatcgaggtcttaaaattagtctatggtgttacgtagtttatttgcagacgaataactaactccatagcggatttgttcttctttgaataataggctgttctttcaagtaaaatttttcagaattgacttgcggccaaactgtcaactagatttcttttgattttcttttgagtttccagaacatcaagccctaaaattgttttctgaatattttttttcaagattgtagtactggactggattttagatattcagttcagttcacttagcaaggtagatccagcattgttggaccaaattaactattatttttttctggcgactaaactgtaacttttcttttcatgaaaggctgttcttctagctgcacttatatagtttactgggagtgaaagctgcttactgtgtatgagatttgcccttctttaatttataggctgttctttctagttacgtcgttaccgggttgattggcgacatatctctattaattccatctggtgtttttcctacttttaaagttgggctgttctttcgacttatattgttacagagttgctTGGTTgccatgttgccctttgcagatttaagtataggggccgtgcataaactatgtaagtaggagagggtctatccaaattctaggctctatacaaatttacaaatttttgtatgaacaaatcgtggacttcgtggccgagcggttagcggcgttagtcgtttaggaatctcgcatgcctcggagtgtgggttcgattcccgctccggtcgaggaaaacttttcgtcagaacagaaaatacagtgaccccaaaatttatgaatcggcaaaaatgaccacagtttatggatcactccatttgatcaacatggtgattcataaatagtgtacaaaaattaaggtgattcatcggtatcGGGTCACTGTACTCTACCGGGacactgagtgttatacgtgttgtccattgtctaatgttgGTAATGTACagcctgtgcggcctctggccgaagacggtgtaattgtcttttaaaattctacgatgaggagggggagaggacccaggtgaccaaaattcggtctacgtagtttatgaatgttcccataggagatttgcccttctttaatttatttgctgttctttctagttatatccttgcagaccttattggcggccaacctatcaatcacattttttcacatttaagatattttttttaagttacactgttattgagttttattaccaaatcgtctattcctccttcaaggattttttgtttttctaactataaaatgttctttccgggcctattttgcaatttgtattattcgatctcgcctaatgatcattagtcttattagtgatactttggccaaatgtcttttcagcctaatgagccaatatcgatagccagtatttgaaggacctttgctgacagctctatttcatacaagatcatctctaatacgtattattccattattttgttttaaggttattctttacaatgatatcttctggtattaaagATGTCAGTAatgttaataaattaataaaaatataaagtaCCCATCAgcagaataacccatctaaaaatatgctttcggggtaatggcattcggggtagtgacccattcggggtagtggcgttcggggtaatggcccattcggggtaacggctttcggggtaatggcctattcggggtaatggctttcggggtaatggcgttcggggtaatggcgttcggggtagtggcattcggggtaatggggtagaaccatgactatagtttgaatggggaagaatgccggtcttcgtccaaaactggtaaccagaaaatcataaacgacatgccaaaattcaatacggcgactattttatgtaattttaggtgcagagtccaaaaatgaataccagaacatccacgatggtgtctcaatgttcaagatggcggttagtttagttggggtagatatccggagtcataaaatgatgaccggaaaatctaaaatgacgtttcaaaattttgcggcttcatgacacttgtttggtttgagttttggatcgttgtcttatattttctgaatattggatgttatgctaatataaaatgtatccatattgagtagatttagcaagccgttttcattttgtatttatgtcaatgtcatcaacatgtcgctcgagttttgttgaaaggatattttaaagcacgagaaaggcaccttcaccgctaggtggattaattaggttttttttaaataggagttatagtgcaaaacgtaggcactttgaaaaacaacatgggactacAATGCGAAGATGGGCAGTACAGCGGTCTCAACAATGACAAAACATTGGAAATGCGCATGCTTTgctgttggttgatgcgtgcggaaaagtttgcacacttggcaaagcgtataCTGATAGCTTTAGACTTTGTGTCTTTGCTCTCCAAGCTTCTTGGGTTAAGCTCTCCATAAAATCCGTGCCCAAGGGAGGAGGTTTGtagttaaacccctcccattaccgatgTGTCATTAACTCCGCCTTTTGTTGAAATAAGGAAAAATCCCTCTCTTGCCACGCTTTTATGTACGAGCCTGTTCGCCACTACTAACTGATTTTGGATTGTTGTAATTCCATTTTGGGATTCCACGAGAATCACGGGAAAAAGTCCCACTAGGACAAAACTTGATGATTCATTCCACGGCCGGCACGGGTCGCTTAAcaccttaaccctagtaggatgttggggtcaatatgacccagacaggctcactGAACATGCAATATGCCATCGTGGTTCGCCTAGCCATCTTAGAAAGGTTAAATTGAAGTTACCACTGCAGATCGCCTGTTCCGGTGGAAAGAGAACATTTTTGCCGCaacaggtgatccgtagtgctTGCGATCGTGCCTTACATTTGTTTCACACCAGGTTTGATCAACTGTTTAACTGGTATGTATGTTAGGTACCTTCATGCTCCACACTTGAACAGGTCATAAATCAGATCAAAGTAAATTTGCAAAAGGGTAAAATCTAGATAAGAACTTGTATCAATTGGGCAGGCGTATTATTTTTAGCACTTaaagttgacttagttatagcggcaagtgcccaaattaggtacacctgcccaaatggtactagACCTCATAATGAtcattatttaagaattcttcaatATGTGTAACAAAGTTTTCAATTAttcatcaaaagttttttttctttgatttatcCATTTCCAGGATGTGAGCAGTGTGCGAGCGCAGCGTACGTATGTGATCCGGATACGGGCCGATGTGTATGCCCACCGAACAGTCACGGCTACGAGTGCCGAATGTGCGCCATCAATACCTGGGGTAACGTGTTCCAGAAGGGATGTCAGCACTGTGAGTGTGACATTGCCGGTTCTATCGGGCAGAGTTGTAACAGCGGAACCGGACAGTGCAACTGCAAGGAAGGCTACACGGGTAGACAGTGCAACGAGTGCGCGATTGGGTACTACGGTTATCCGAACTGCCGGCGGTGTGACTGCGATGAGCGAGGGTCTATTGGAAGTGCTGATGGTAGCCTGGACTGTGATGAACATGGTCAGTGTCTGTGCAAGGCGATGACCTTCGGACGGAAGTGTGATCAGTGTAAGTCGGCTACTTTCGGTTTGGTGTCAGGGAATCCCGACGGATGTACGAGATGCTTCTGCTTCGGTAGATCTCAGGATTGTGAGCAGAGTGAGTTTTCATGGGGGCAAATTCGGCTGCAAGGCTCGCGGAATCTGAGCGTTGAGTACGTGGCGAGAGACGAGGATGATTACGATTTTGATTACGTTGTAGTAATCCAGCTGGAGGGAACCAAAACTAACAGGGAGGCAGCAGAGGTTAAAAGTATGAACAACTTGGACTTGATTCCGAGTTCGACGGGGAATGTCTCAATTGGAGCTTATAGTGCGTTTCAGTACCCACTGTATTTTCAACTTCCATCGCAGTTCCTCGGTGATCGCATAACAAGTTACGGGGGTTTATTGAACTTTACATTAGTTACGGTGGGAGCGTACCAAAATATTCCGGAAGAATCGCTACGACAGTTTCCCTTGGTTCAGCTGCACACACACGATGAACTCGTTTTGGATTATTACGAAGATCGGATAGTTTACGATAAGGAAGTTATCCAACATTCAGCGTTATTGCATGAGAGATTCTGGAAACATCACTACGACGGCAGTGTGATCACACGGGCTATTCTTATGGTTGCACTTCAAAACGTAAAGCACGTGTTCGTAAGAGGCACTATCAGTACGGATTTTCGTCAAGTTTTGTAAGTTCTCTTTTCTTGTGTACCTGTATGATTCTAACGAATATCATTATATTTAGATTGACGAACGTTACCTTAGATATGGGAATCTATGTAGCCGGTGCAGAAAACAACCACGCCTACGGAATCGAGCGCTGTACCTGTCCTGTTGAATACAGTGGACTGTCGTGTCAAAATCCAGGATCCGGTTTCTATCGGTTCAAGCCGCAGGTGCCGAACAAGCTACCGGAGACGATCGATGAATACATCGGGAAGAGTCTTCTGTGTGAGTGTAATGGTCGTAGCAACGAGTGCAATCCGGAAACTGGAGTTTGTCTGGTAAGATCTTTCGGTGGTTTCGATGGACCTTGAAGGTCAATTTTAACAAACTCTGTTTTCAGAACTGTCGTAACAACACCGGTGGTGATCACTGTGAAATATGTGCGGATGGGTACTACGGCAGCCCTAATCATGGATCGTGCCAGGCGTGTCCATGCCCGGAAACGAGgaagaactttgccaaaggcTGTGTTGTTCAGGGTGACGAAGTGAGCTGCATCTGCAAACCTGGCTACACGGGACGGCTGTGCGAATCCTGTGAAAAGGGCTACTTTGGGTTTCCACATCTGGAGGATGGTCGGTGCGAGTCTTGCGGATGCAATCGCGAAGGTAGCATGTCGGATGAGTGTGACGCTTGGACTGGACAGTGCCGTTGTAGAGCGGGAATCACTGGAATGAAATGCGATCGCTGTGAGCAGCCTAAGCATATTGTGCAGAACTACAAGTGTAAACGTAAGTTTTAGAATGGTTTGTAAAACAATCaatataatgttttttttaatttgcagaaTGTGACAACTGTACCGTAACCTTGATCGACGATTTCACATATCTCACTGACCATTTGGATCGAGAAACGGCTCACATCGATAAGAACGGCATTCCAGCCCCTTGGCTTGAGCTGGAACGGTTTGAACAAGAATCGGAAACTTTGGGAGCTTCAGTGGGAATGCTTTTGGATGTGAAGGACCGTGTGGTCAATTTCGATCAATCCATACTGGATAACGTAAGCAGGATATGCGTGTTCACTATATTGTATAACTAATACTTCCTTTTTTATTTTAGATGAAACGCAATGCAAGTAGATTGAATAAACAGCACAACAAATTTGCAAATCGATTGAATGAATTCCGGGACATTTCGGTCATAAAAACAATGGAACGATCTACTGTGCTGGCAGACGACATCCACGAAATGAAGGACGACATTGAAGGCACGATCAGAATCCTGAACAACTACGGAACCAGCGATAGTCACATCAAGCTTCCAGCTGCGCTAAAAGAAGCAACCGAACTCCTGGATGACATCAAACTCAAGTACGGACAGAGCAAGCGACGGCCGGAAGTTTTGGAGTGGGCGCAACGGCAGTACGATTTGTTGGGAAATAAATCGGAAGTATTGCAGCGGCAAAACAAAAGGCTGGATGACTACATGTATGAAGTTCTGGTGTTCAACGATCGGATGCAGCACTTTGAGAGGTTGAACAAGGAGGTGTTCAACAATGCAACATTGACCGAGACGTTTTCCAGCAAAAATCGGCGAAAGATGGCCGAAGTGGAGCGGAAACTACACCAGGCAGATGAAATGGTTGATGAGGTGGATGGTTTCTTGGATGAAAACATCTTGGCGGAAACTGCGGTCAAACATGAGCAGATCAAGGATAACCATCTTCAGCTGGCCCAAAACAAAAATAATTTGAAGTACTTGAACGATGCCTTGGAACACACGATTGTGGAATTTGACGAAAAATTTGAAGGACTGGTGACGAATGAAGTGCCAGCAGCGAAGGAACATGCGAATAGATTGAAGAAGGAGTCGGACGAGTTTCAGCAGCTGTTCAAGGATACGGAGGAGGGTGCCGCGAATGCTATGAAAGCTAGTATGGCTTATGAGAACATCGTGGCTGCTATCGTGTCGGCTCAAGAATCTGCAGACAATGCGACGGATAGTGGAAGAGTGGCGAACAATAAGGTTTATCCGCTTGGGGACGTTTCGCTTGTGGAGCGGAGTGAGCACGCGGCGAACGTATCATCGAATATTGAAAAGAAAGCGCACAAAGAACTGGAAAAGGCCAACGAGTTGAACGAGGTTATGGTATCCAAAGAGAAGCAGGTTGAAAGTTTGCAGTACAAAATGCGGTTGGCAGGGGTAGATAATAACAGGATTGTGGAGGAAGAAGGACTGATCACGAGAGGTGATGCGATGAAGAAACTACAAGGCACATTGGATCAAGCGAATATCGTCTCCGATCAGATGAAGTTTGTTCGAGAAGAAGCTGGTGTGTTGAACAGCGACGTCTACAAGTTGAAACTAAAGCTGGCGAAATTGGAACCGGAATGGGACACAAAGTTTGGAATGGCGGAAGAAAATGTTTCACAGTCGCTGAGTAATATACTGAAGGCCAAAAAGGAGCTGAGCAGTGTGGAGAAGTTAGAGAAGATTCAGAGTGAAAAGTTCCGAACTTGGAATGCATCCTTCTCGGCTCAGCTTCAGGAACTGAAGGATAAGATTGCCCGGGCCAAACATGCAGCGGAAGGGGTAGGTATCATATGTTTTGGCATTGTCGTTTGTATGCTTGTCTATCAAATCAACATAGAAGAAGCCTCATGATCATAACGCTTGACCCCAagaatacagtgttgccaaaatcATTTAGTAAACTCCCATaactttttgtgtttttttttaacgtgACCAGACATGTCGTTTTAACTGGTTGATGATATGTTTCTGTCGGGCCTGTGtaatttggcataaagtcatttggcacatggccatttggcataaggtcgctTGGCATAacggacacttggcataataacgAAGGgggcatttcgattatgccaaatgaccgttatgccaaatgtcccgctcccgttTATACCACACAAATTAATTTCACATTGTTTTCAGATCCGCGTTTCGCTCGAGTCTCAGAACGACTGCGTGCGCTCGTACGCTCCGGTGTCCTACGGTCCATCTACAACGAACCGTATCATGATGTCGGTAGCCCTGAACTCGGATACCATGGATTCACCGCTGATCTTTATGCAAGGAGAAAACCATCGATTCATTGCACTCGAAATGTACAAACGAAGAATTCGTTTGGTGTGGAATCTGGGCGATACAGCGGTGGTCATCACCCATCCAACGGAAATCAAGCAGCGTGATCCCAAGTACGACGACGCATGGTATTTCATCGAAGCGAACCGAACGCTCAACTTGGCGAATCTGAACGTCCGCCGTATGACACACAGTGGTGTTCTAGTTCATGCAAACTCCGTGGAAGGTGCCAGTAGCGCTTCGTTCTCAACAATTACCATGGGCCCGAGCAGCCGAATTTGGATAGGAGGAGTCCCGGAAAATCTACAAACTCCGGAACTTCTGGCAAGAAATGGTCTTGGAGTAGTGCTGAGCCAACTGTACATAGATCAACGACAGCTTGGTCTGTGGCACTTTATGTCGTCCAGCGGCAATTGTGGAGGTGCCATGTTAGGACCTCAGGAAAGCTCCAGCGCAACCAACGAGAGGCACTTCAATGGAGAAGGCTACGCTGTGTTGCAGAAATCGTCCAGTCATCGCAGCAAGAATCAGTTCAGTTTGACCTTGAGCTTCAAGACGCTGGATGAAAATGCCTTGATCTTCCTGGCGCTGGATGAGGTCAATGTAAGTTTCGTAAGAAGCCGTTATTTGACGAAATATATTACATTTAATACTTTTACGGGATTAAGTACAACTAATGAAATAACGTTTTCATGTATTTCAATTTCAGAATCGATCAATCTCGCTGACACTCTACCAAGGGCGCCTGGTGTTCCGAGTAGACTACGGAGGTGACTCTAAACTGGAGATCAACACCACGAACCGCTACAACAACGGCCAATGGGTGGTTGTCGAAGCAGCTCGATCCTTTTCCAAAGGTAGCACCGAAAATGGAATCCTCAAGGTGGACAACAAAGAGGAGTTCCGCGGGGCTCCAACGAAACCTATCAACTCAGGCATGTTACCGAATTTGAGTGAGAACTACTATCTCGGTGGCGTGCCTCCTGGTTTCAAATCCGGGACAACTAAAGCCCCGGGCGCAGATCATGCGTTCCTTGGCTGCCTCAAAGGTGTTCAGATTACTGGGGTTTCTTATGATCCGTTGGATAGCTCGAAACACTTTGGTATAGAGGGCTCTTGTATCGACACTATAAGTAGGGCAGGATTCTACGGGAACGGTTACGTGGAGTTCCCCTCTCATAGCCTGAGGAAGCGGGCTAATTTTGGGTTCGTTTTCAGAACACTAGAACCAAATTGCTCTCTTCTACTGTCGGGATTCCCGTCAAGTTTGTCCAATGAGTACGACTCTAAAGACATGCGTGGAAACTACTCCGTATTCCTCCACGAAGGTAAACTAAATCTATGGGTAGATTCGGGAGCAGGTAGAGTTGAGCTGGAATCCAACAACACCCTAAACGATGGGGAGTACCACGTTCTTAAAGTAATTAAACGAGGAAGGGCAGTGGAGCTACGAGTTGATGATGAGTTCCAAGGAGCAAAGTCTCTGCCGAAGCAGCAAGCCTTAGTCAACATGCCCGGAGAATTGGGAGGTCTATTCTTGGGAGGTGTTCCAGATGACCCAGCATTCGATCCGCTCTCTAAAACATTCAACGGACTGAAGGGCGTCATCGCCAACGTTGTGTTCAACAATCGGACAGTGTCGTTCGATCAGGCACTCAATTTCACTAACGTCCAGATGGGCCGATCCGGACCAGAAATGGGTTCGAACATTTTACACACGACGCTACAACAGACTCAACCTTTCAGTCGAAGCTTTAAACCTCCGCCAGAAGGATGCAATAGGGTAGGTATTACTAAATGGAAACTCTTGAAGCCACGCAGGGTTTTAACGCTACAATTAacctatttttgaaaatttctgtacTTACAGAGTGTTGATAATACTAACGGTTGTTAGCGAAGTTAGTTCGGTCGCAGTCTAGAACTCCATAACTAGTAATTTATTTAGTTTTGCATGTTG contains the following coding sequences:
- the LOC109432877 gene encoding laminin subunit alpha-1 (The sequence of the model RefSeq protein was modified relative to this genomic sequence to represent the inferred CDS: added 91 bases not found in genome assembly) codes for the protein MYSGQCFCKPGVEGIKCDRCQQGFYGFSSQGCKRCEQCASAAYVCDPDTGRCVCPPNSHGYECRMCAINTWGNVFQKGCQHCECDIAGSIGQSCNSGTGQCNCKEGYTGRQCNECAIGYYGYPNCRRCDCDERGSIGSADGSLDCDEHGQCLCKAMTFGRKCDQCKSATFGLVSGNPDGCTRCFCFGRSQDCEQSEFSWGQIRLQGSRNLSVEYVARDEDDYDFDYVVVIQLEGTKTNREAAEVKSMNNLDLIPSSTGNVSIGAYSAFQYPLYFQLPSQFLGDRITSYGGLLNFTLVTVGAYQNIPEESLRQFPLVQLHTHDELVLDYYEDRIVYDKEVIQHSALLHERFWKHHYDGSVITRAILMVALQNVKHVFVRGTISTDFRQVLLTNVTLDMGIYVAGAENNHAYGIERCTCPVEYSGLSCQNPGSGFYRFKPQVPNKLPETIDEYIGKSLLCECNGRSNECNPETGVCLNCRNNTGGDHCEICADGYYGSPNHGSCQACPCPETRKNFAKGCVVQGDEVSCICKPGYTGRLCESCEKGYFGFPHLEDGRCESCGCNREGSMSDECDAWTGQCRCRAGITGMKCDRCEQPKHIVQNYKCKQCDNCTVTLIDDFTYLTDHLDRETAHIDKNGIPAPWLELERFEQESETLGASVGMLLDVKDRVVNFDQSILDNMKRNASRLNKQHNKFANRLNEFRDISVIKTMERSTVLADDIHEMKDDIEGTIRILNNYGTSDSHIKLPAALKEATELLDDIKLKYGQSKRRPEVLEWAQRQYDLLGNKSEVLQRQNKRLDDYMYEVLVFNDRMQHFERLNKEVFNNATLTETFSSKNRRKMAEVERKLHQADEMVDEVDGFLDENILAETAVKHEQIKDNHLQLAQNKNNLKYLNDALEHTIVEFDEKFEGLVTNEVPAAKEHANRLKKESDEFQQLFKDTEEGAANAMKASMAYENIVAAIVSAQESADNATDSGRVANNKVYPLGDVSLVERSEHAANVSSNIEKKAHKELEKANELNEVMVSKEKQVESLQYKMRLAGVDNNRIVEEEGLITRGDAMKKLQGTLDQANIVSDQMKFVREEAGVLNSDVYKLKLKLAKLEPEWDTKFGMAEENVSQSLSNILKAKKELSSVEKLEKIQSEKFRTWNASFSAQLQELKDKIARAKHAAEGIRVSLESQNDCVRSYAPVSYGPSTTNRIMMSVALNSDTMDSPLIFMQGENHRFIALEMYKRRIRLVWNLGDTAVVITHPTEIKQRDPKYDDAWYFIEANRTLNLANLNVRRMTHSGVLVHANSVEGASSASFSTITMGPSSRIWIGGVPENLQTPELLARNGLGVVLSQLYIDQRQLGLWHFMSSSGNCGGAMLGPQESSSATNERHFNGEGYAVLQKSSSHRSKNQFSLTLSFKTLDENALIFLALDEVNNRSISLTLYQGRLVFRVDYGGDSKLEINTTNRYNNGQWVVVEAARSFSKGSTENGILKVDNKEEFRGAPTKPINSGMLPNLSENYYLGGVPPGFKSGTTKAPGADHAFLGCLKGVQITGVSYDPLDSSKHFGIEGSCIDTISRAGFYGNGYVEFPSHSLRKRANFGFVFRTLEPNCSLLLSGFPSSLSNEYDSKDMRGNYSVFLHEGKLNLWVDSGAGRVELESNNTLNDGEYHVLKVIKRGRAVELRVDDEFQGAKSLPKQQALVNMPGELGGLFLGGVPDDPAFDPLSKTFNGLKGVIANVVFNNRTVSFDQALNFTNVQMGRSGPEMGSNILHTTLQQTQPFSRSFKPPPEGCNRGRFQVGSYSYEPNAFKYGDKPQSHSIVNVAARHLWQRNFNIQFDFRTFYPNGVLFVALGSKDKAKHFITLGLKDGSLALTVRGRKRDQLVLPVKLNDGQWHHVSLNSIKKKATLSVQIGNGLSSAQIKLPKKLNAANNLFIGGIPDETPLPKELQPKPEEFKGCLKKFSVNNNTQDLARPGRHMNVGQCFPRIEQGSYFPGDAYAIYKRNFNVGKFMDVDLELRTSEVNGILMSVAEPINGFPAFSLEISNGNVILSIDVGDGYPIRVQSTLPSKYTLCDNRWHNVSALYEDHQIVLRVDDYPPNTLLVQSNDVLRRVATKAPLYIGGLPDTAPSGTLLLRENFKGCIRNVVIRNERKDWTDMDNLHNVLLSECLAVN